The following DNA comes from Bos indicus x Bos taurus breed Angus x Brahman F1 hybrid chromosome 5, Bos_hybrid_MaternalHap_v2.0, whole genome shotgun sequence.
TCACTGACTCCATCCCACCTGGCCCGATCCAAGGCTTTCCACTAGCTTTCTCTAGGCTCACTTCAGAAGCTCCCTTGCCCAGATTAACCTGGGCCAAGCCATGAATACGGAGCTATTCGTGTTCTGGGAAGATAAGGTTGCTTTTGTCTTAAGAGCTGGATGCTAAACATTCACCTTCCAGGTTAAGTCTCCCTTTCATCTCCCCATGTCCTCCTCCATCCCCCCAAAAGCTAGAAGTTTCAAGCAACTGCCACAAGAGAGCTCCCCCTCTTTCCTGGCATCCTGGACTGACTACTGAGGGACAGAGGCACTAGACCATCCTCTCCCCAAGTTGTCAGAGGTCCAAAGACCCCCAATGGCCTGCCATCCAGCTAAAGTCCTCTCCATTACCATTATCTTATGTAGGGCTGTAGCTCTAGAAGTTATCTATTTGTTAGTATAGAAATAATGCACTTGGGCAAGTGCTCCTAACTTATCAGCAACCTTGGTCACTAAGCAGGACTTCTGAGgagcccaggaggaggaaagCATCACCTGGTTTTGAGGGTTATGTGGGTAGTGTTCAAAGCTTATGGGGTTGATAAGCAATGTGTGATTGAAGTAGTTTAAGGGTTCAAAGGGCAGATGCACTGGTCCTTAACCATGATGGATTATTTTAATAGCAAGAGAGGGGCTGAAAAGGAAGATTGCCAGGGGAGGCAGCAGGGAGGTAGCTGAACACAAAGGATAATTTCACACTGGTATTTAGGGCTCtcaaacttattacatgcctatATCCTGTGCCTTTTCCATAACATCGAGTTGGGAAGACCTCTGTCATTAAAGCTTAGTTAAGTGGTGAGAGCGGGGAAGGCCTGCCTGGCTCACTCAGACCTCACCAAGAAAGGGGAGCAGTATCCCTTTCTTTGCCTGAGTAACAGCAGGAGAGGAAAAGAGTAGTGGTGGGAATTGGATGGAAGGACAAGGCTTGTCTTTTTCCTCAAAACATTATCTCTGGATGAGGTCTGGCCTCCTGACAATGGGGAACCGGACACCTAAATCAGAGGTGATGCAGGGCCATGAGCTATAAGGAGGGTCAAGTTCATTACACTACTCAGACCTTTACCCTTCACCTTACTCAATGCCAAAGTCCAGAACTAGATGGGTAAGCAGATTCCAACCTATGGATGAGGGGACCCTGGTCCAACTAGAAGCACCTGAGGCACAGGGCTGGGGACATCTGAGAGTGGGGGCTGTGTGAGGCATTAGGGCCCTCTACTGGAGTCCCTAAGTCTACTAGAAGATGATGAACATGGCTAAGTTCAGGGTTAAACCCTTTACAACTTGAGGGGCAAAGTCACAAAGCCCTCAAACTCTGGGCCCTGATTCATTTCAGCTCCCTTTTGGGGTATGATGGGAAACAGTTAGCAGTGTGGAGATGAACCTCCATCACTTCACTCTCCCCAGTCCAGAGTACCCTTTACCCCTCTGCTGAAACAAAGAGCAGTCTGGAGAGGGGGACCAGAAGCAGAACTACCCTCACCAATAAACTCTGTGCCACGGCTGCTGCACATCAAGGATGAAGGTCTGCTCCAAAGCTGCATAAAACAAGTTTAATTTCCAACCAGGGTCACAGTCATCGCGTATCCCACATTttgagcaaggagagagaaggtgAGTTATTAAACATATACAGTCTACAttccagaggagaaaaaaagaagagaaaaaccagTTCAGAACTGCAGTTACCACTATAACACCACAAACAAACTTTTAGGGGGGAACAGGGGAAATTCCCAGGGAAAAGAAAGGCTGgaacaaaggaaagcaaaaaattaaaCCTACCAGAGGAAAGTAGGGGAGGGAGTGGGTAGAAGTGGAATGAAACACCCAATTCCGAAAGCGCTTTTGGGTGAATGGGAATGCAGAAAGACCGCCCCTGCCGAGGGCCCAGCAGCCTGGCATACTAACAAGATCATTTACTGCCCCCTGCTGGACAGATCCTTGAGCAGCACCCAGGCAACCTCCAAGACTGTTTCCCAACACCCTCAGCCCCACCAGTCCCTGAAGGCCCTCAAACCAAGGTCCGGGGTAGGTCTAAAATGAGAAAAACCCATTTGGGACTGACATCTAACTTGGCAGGGTTAGAGAGGGAGTGAGGCAGGAGAGGAGGCAAAGTCCTCACCAACCACAACGATACAGAGTGAGCAATCCTAAGGAAATTTTCCCAAGGAAAAGGGAGACAAACAGGCAACAGCAGTGAAGCAGGTGAGAAGGCAAAGGAAAGAGTTCCGGGAGGCAGAGGCAACAGGAGCAGGAACAAAAAAACATCTGACAAAACAGAGACAAAGGCAAAGTAAAATACGAGGGAAGCATCTGTGGGGTCAGGGGAGTGAATACATGTTAAAATGAACCAGAAGCTCCAgcaacccctccccccaccctgccaccaaccacacatacacacgcacacacacaaaggccTAGAGCGCAAGAGACCTGCATACACCCACTGCATCTTGGATAATTAACACATCACTAAGGAGCTGGCACTGAGACACCCCTGGAACCTCTCTTTCACAGTTCAATCTGAGGTGGGGTAGGGGGTACTGATCCGCCTGTTGTAGACAAAGGTGGCAGGAAGCCTGGCCCCATGGGGTGGAGCTTGGGACAGCCCCTCTGGGAAGGGGTCCCTCAGCCATGCTATGGAGGCCCTGGGCCCTGACATTAGCAAAAAGGTTATGGGCGGCCGTCTTGGAGCTCAGGGCGCAGCCAGCACACACAGGAGCCCGCAGAAAAGCCACGGCTTCACAGAAACCGCGGAAGTCAGGAACCCAGGCCAGGATCTCAGGGACAAGTGCCTCCTGTAGACAGAGACACAGTAGCAGCAGCTTCTGAACAACTACATGATAATGGAGGGAGGACTCAGAAGACGCTGCAACCCATCAGCACCAACAATCACTTCGGAGCCCAGTTTCCTCCATTCCAATGCCCAGATCCATTTATGGGAAGTGGGTGGAGAGGGCAGGGAAAGGCTgttgggatggagtggggagtGACGGCAGGATGGTCTCAGGGTCTGGAAACAGAAATTTCCATCGTTCAGCATGCCCTGGACTAGATAAAAATGGAGAAGAGGTGGCTTGCTGCTGAGGTCTGCTGTGTCACCCCACTCCCCTGCTCCTCAGCAAACCAGCCAGCCGGCTCTGGTAAGGCCAGCAGAACTACCAGGGTGAGGAAACTTCTGACAAAGGACAGGGGAACCACCCAGGCCCAAGATCAGAAGACAGAGGGGGACGAGGCAGGAATAGGGAAACTGATCTGTGTTTCACCTTCTCCTAATAACAAAAGAGGATGAAGATGGAAAACCTGAGCCCCTCTCCCCAGTGCCCTGGGTCCCAAATACAACCCATGGTCTTGCTATCCCTACCTCCCCGCTCCAGCTCGGAGAAACAGATCTAAGGACGAGGGGGAGGATCAGCTGAACACTCTGAGCTGATAAAGAGTGAGTGGgttcctctctcctttcacaAAAAGGCAGGGCAGAATGGCATCTCCTTGGGAACAGTCATCTAGAGACAAATGCCACCCCCCTGACCTGAGTGGGGTGGAGAGAGGGATAGAGGAAGATGGTGGCAGAGAAGCCGTCATCTGCCCTGTCATCCAGGAAAACCTACCTGCAGTGGAGAGACACTAGCCCAGGACTGGGGCAGCCTCCCCTCCATCTCCTTCCCTTTATCTCGCCAGCATGGGAGGAGCAGCTGATAGACGAGAGTGGGCAGTGTCCTGCTCCAAGCCCTGAGCTGCACCCACCTCCTCCACCTGCTCCTTGGCCCCCATATATATCTCTCTATACAGGTATATACAcgcgcacacatgcacgcacacacagagagGCCCGTGCAATTTCCATGTAGAATAGGGGGAGAGcagcaaaggaaaggaagatggggaagggaagaggggccTGTAGGGAGAGGGAAAGGACTCAGATGCCAAGAGCACAGCAACTAGAGCCAAACGAAGCAAACCGGAGGgaacaccccatcccacctcccaagCCCGAGCTTGAGGGGGGGGCCCACCCCATGAAACCATAACaaccttgttttttgttttaaatccgGTAAATTGGAATGATTCATCATCAGGACAGCAACTGGGGACTGGTcatggatgggggaggggagggcaggggaagcAAGGCTGTTGCTGGGCATGCGGACATGATACCCAGGGCTCTGGCCGCACTGGCAACAGGAAGGAAAAGGGTAGGGCTGGGTCAGGGAGACAGTAGGGGTGGATGGGGTGGTCGGATAGGGCTGTCTGGCTCTCACTTCTTGTTTTTGAGCTGATTGGCCAGCCAGTCCAGGCCTTCGTACAGCCCGTCCCCGCTGGTGGCACAGGTGGCCTGAATGTACCAGTTGCGGTGGCGCAGGGAATGCAGGCCCAACTTGTCTGTGATCTCAGCAGCATTCATGGCATTAGGCAAATCCTGAAGCACAAGGGAGACACAAAAAGGAGCCTCAGGATCTTGCAGAAGCTTCTAGAGCACCCACCTAGCAAAGGCAGATATACCAGcaccctctcctccttcttcAGTGGAGGAACCCAGAGCAAGATCCTAAAGAACCACTTTGGATTTAATCATCCTAGAACTCCAGAGCCAAGGCACTAAAGGTCATTCCACTGAGGAGCTGGAAACCAAGTATGGGGTTGCAAGGGAAGTGGAGAAGTGATTCAGATGGGCAGACAATCAGGTCCATCTGACAGTAAGAGAGAGGGCTGTTCCACTAAAGCAGATAACAGGTGAGATAACAAAGGGGCTGGAGGTAAAGGATCTACCACACCAGTCCCTCTGGACAGAAACACTGCTAAGTAAagctgggatgggggaaggggacaAGAAGAGCATAAAGAAGCCACCTAATCATATTTCCTACTTTCCAAATTGACAGCCTAGTCATAGGGTTTACCACACAATGGGCTCCAAGATCCCATGACTTCCACGGCCAGGCTGCCCTCTCTCAAACGCAGAGGCAGGGAGATGTCACACCTGTTTGTTTGCAAAGACAAGGAGCACAGCATCCCGGAGCTCATCCTCCGCCAGCATCCTCATCAGCTCCTCCCGGGCCTCATTTACTCGCTCTCGATCATTGCTGTCGACCACAAATATCAACCCTGGGGAGGCAGAGCATGGGCTGCACAGAGACGACAGAtcaactcccctcccccaccacaaaGAGAAAACACCCTCCTTATACCCTTCGAGTATCTGCTCCCTCTTCTCCTGTCTCCCACCCCTAGGAGCTGCAGCAGGGCAAGAGCTGGTGCCTGATAACCAAGAACAACAGCCACCCTCTGCTCACACCCAACCAACCCGTGCCAGTCCATGGGCAATTCACACGCCCTACCTTGGGTGTTCTGGAAGTAGTGTCTCCAGAGAGGCCGAATCTTGTCCTGGCCACCTACATCCCAAACTGTGAAGCTGATGTTCTTGTACTCCACTGTCTCCACATTGAAccctttggggaaaaaacagacAGTGGTCACTTGGCCAGAAATACCAGGCCTGCAAACAATGCCCCATTGGGTTATTTCTGTTTCCCCCAGGCctagcaaagaaaagaaagtaaggcctcctcagacctgGTGTTCCCTGACTTAGCAGCATTAAGGCCAAAAAGAAAACCTCAGAGAAGCAGCAGAAGAGGACGAAGAGGGCCAGTTGGGAGGTTCCCAACTGCCTGGGTGAGACAACCTTCCCCACTCATTCTCAGTCTTTGACTCTCCTGCAAAAGAAATGACTCAGCCCCACTCCTGTCCCTGGGCCACCGAGTCGGCCTCAGCTGAGAAGTGGGGCCTGTGAGGCAGAATGGGGAACAAGAAGTGGGTGACAGTCCTGGAGCCCCGAAAGCAGAACCAGCTGATGATGGTGATCTAGAGCTGCTTCCACAAGGCAAATGCTCTCCCTCCCAGAGGCAGGTCTTAACTGGGATCAGGGCCACCAAGGATCTAAACTGAAGCAATTCCAGGCCTCTGGCAGGAACATCAAAGCTCTTCACCTGCTTTTCAAACAACAGAGAACAAACCAGCTCAGTGCTTGAGGGCCACTGTTGGGTGCCAGGGTGAGGAAGTTCCTGCATCAGAGAGGGCTAGGGTAGGTGTGCAAATGGCAGGCCCAGCACCTGCGGGGAAGCTAAATAACCACTCTTCCCtgaaccccacagactgtaaggACTTGCCGGTGGCCAGGTGGGGGATCCAGGAATAGGCCCCCTACCTGGCTCAGGGGTGGGCATGAGAGCCTCCATCTGAGTATTACCCTTACcaatggtggggatggtggtgacGATCTCGCCCAGTTTCAGCTTGTACAGGATGGTGGTCTTTCCTGCGGCATCCAGGCCCACCATCAGGATGCGCATCTCCTTCTTCCCAATCAGGCTCTTGAGAAGGTTTCCAAAGATGTTACCCATGATCACAGCACTCGCTTTCTGAGGACAGTAGGGTGCAGTGGGGGCAGTGGCAGTCTGGTTCGGGCCTGGACCCTGGTATGGAGGGCTTGATCCTAGGCAAAGAAATGCAGACTCACTACCATCTGCTTGTCAGGACTTCAAGATAATGGGACTGGCCACAGTCATGGCTGGAGTTCTTTTATGACAAACCGAGAGCCTGAGCGTACCATGAAGATCAAGGCCCACTTAGATCCTGAGCCTTTGGGAGCAGAGACAAAGCAGTGAACACTCAGGTCCCCTGCTTCTGCCAGTAATCCACCCAGGTGACGCTGGATGGGTTATTTCACCTGTTCTTTTCCGCACCTGTAAACGGAGGAGGTTGAACTAGATGATTTCTAAAGTCCCTTCAGTCCTGCCATTCTATACTGTATCCCAATGCATAGGGAGATCGTTAATGCCTCTCTTTCCCCCAACCTTGCCCTGAGACTTCTGGAAAAGGTAGGAGAGGAGGGAATGGAATAAGGAGTGGCTCTTTGTGATTCCTGACAAGGTTCAAGCTTGTCAGGTTCCCAAGGTTTATGCTCTCAGCCCTAATCAAGAGATTCTGCTTCTTCCCTTCCTGTGTTTCTACACTTTCCTTCTACACACCAAAATTAAGCAGGAAGAAGAAAGCAGCACTCCTAAGAAAAGCTGATCCTTTCCACTCTGTGAACTGCCAGCTGCTAAAGCTGTACTCTGCGCATACAACAGTGAGCTGagagctgggaggtggggtgTGGAGAGGCTCCCCCTCATTCCTCACCCAGCTAGGTCCTGGGCTCCCGTGGTGCCTCCCGGGACAGCTGCTCCACAGGGTCACCTGCAATGAGGCCGTCAGCTCATTCTCTGCTTCTGTTCTCACCCTCTTCAACCTATTCTCCAGAGCAGCCAGACTGATTGTAAAAGCAAAACCAGGTCAGGCTGTGCCTCTGTTCAAaaccctctctgggcttcataGCTCCCTTTCTGTAAAACCCAAAGCCATCATGGCCTACAAAGTCCGGCACAGTCTGCATTCCCGCTTCTCTCATCAGGCCTCCTACTCTCCCCTGTGCGTACTCCAGTTCCCCAACACTCTCCAGTCTCAAAGCTTTTGTCCCTGCTCTTCACTCTGCCTGGAAGGCTGATCTCCGAGACAGCCTTCGTGGAGCTCTCCCTCGCTTCCTTCAGGTGTCTGTTCGACTGTCCCTTTATCAAAGAGGCCTTCCACAGCCacctgtgacacacacacacgcttctcTAACCCATCATTCCGCTTCTTCCTCGTAGCATTTACCACCGTCTGACACGTTCTGTACTTGTTTCCTTCTGTACTGTTTTCTCCTCCTACTGTCATGTCAGTTCCTTGTCTATTTTGTTCCCTGCTGTGTTCCTGGTGCCTTgactagtgcctggcacacttCATAGCTGGATAACTGAATTAACTCACAAGGTCTCTACTGACCTCACTAGCAGCTCACTCAGGTTAGACGCTTCTGCCTGATACATCATTGGCGGAAATGAGGGAGCAGCTAGCACACTACCAAAGTACAAAATGCCTATCTGCCCACTTTGCCCACTGCCCCAGACTGACAGAATCATAGAGTCATTgacttcttcccttctctcccatCTGGATGGCTCAGGACAGCCACAGAAATGACTCCTTGAAACAACAATGAAGCAGGGGTTCAGAATCACCCATGCCAGCCAGCTCTCTGTGCCTGCAGGAGCCGATGCGTCAGCAGCAGCTTATTCAGTGATCACCATATGCCAGCTGCTGGCGTTCTCCACAGTCTGGGAACCAGAGGTACACATATGCATACCACAAACCCAGCAGGCAAAGGAACAGGTCAAGACAGAGTGCACCCAAACCCAAGAATGTgaaagatggacagggaggaatcCTATTTTCAAGCTAAAGCACGGGGGTTTGGTGGGAGTTTAGttgtttttttcaaaaactattttaggtttgtttatttgtttcctaCTCTCCTCAGTTTGCAGTGAATTCCAGACTGGTAAAAAGGAGCCAGATCAACGGCCCCTGGAGACCAAAGTACTAGTTtgtccaaaaaacaaacaatcagtGCTTATGGAGTGTTTCATCTTCAAAGGCCTCTGCAGACATTCACTAATAAGCCAGGCGTGGTGCTCTGGGTAGGTTCCACAGAGGAGCCCAGCCCCTGACCCAGAGGGCTCACACCCCAGGGGGAGGGCCTGGCT
Coding sequences within:
- the ARF3 gene encoding ADP-ribosylation factor 3, which gives rise to MGNIFGNLLKSLIGKKEMRILMVGLDAAGKTTILYKLKLGEIVTTIPTIGFNVETVEYKNISFTVWDVGGQDKIRPLWRHYFQNTQGLIFVVDSNDRERVNEAREELMRMLAEDELRDAVLLVFANKQDLPNAMNAAEITDKLGLHSLRHRNWYIQATCATSGDGLYEGLDWLANQLKNKK